A stretch of the Thermodesulfovibrionales bacterium genome encodes the following:
- a CDS encoding MBL fold metallo-hydrolase: MITIALQSGSNGNCIYVEAGNTRLLFDAGISAIEAERRLAAHGREMRQIDAVLISHDHHDHVCNAGVYQRKYGLPLYMTRRTLDSAQRMHGLGRLLDVRHFSAGEVLRFGAASIQTIPTPHDGADGAAFVVASHEKRLGILTDLGHAFEGLSSIISSLDAIFLESNYDPDMLSSGRYPSFLKRRIQGPGGHLSNSEAAQLLLAGHSLKWACLAHLSEQNNNPLLALETHRRVLGKSLPLFTASRYRATGILSI, encoded by the coding sequence ATGATCACCATCGCCCTTCAGTCGGGGAGCAACGGCAACTGCATCTACGTCGAGGCCGGCAACACAAGGCTGCTTTTTGATGCGGGGATAAGCGCCATCGAGGCCGAACGGAGACTCGCCGCTCACGGGAGGGAGATGCGGCAAATCGACGCGGTGCTCATATCGCACGATCATCACGACCATGTTTGCAACGCCGGCGTGTATCAACGGAAATACGGATTGCCTCTCTACATGACTCGACGGACCCTCGATAGTGCCCAAAGAATGCATGGGCTGGGCCGGTTACTCGATGTTCGCCATTTCTCGGCTGGAGAAGTGCTTCGATTCGGGGCGGCCTCTATCCAGACCATTCCCACGCCTCATGACGGCGCGGACGGGGCGGCATTTGTGGTGGCGTCTCATGAAAAACGATTGGGTATCCTAACCGACCTCGGGCATGCCTTTGAAGGGTTGAGCAGCATCATTTCTTCGCTCGATGCCATCTTCCTCGAAAGCAATTACGATCCTGACATGCTCTCTTCGGGGCGGTATCCCTCTTTCCTGAAGCGGCGGATCCAGGGACCAGGGGGCCACCTCTCGAACAGTGAAGCGGCTCAGTTGCTTCTGGCAGGCCACTCCCTGAAGTGGGCCTGTCTCGCCCATCTTTCTGAACAGAATAATAACCCGCTCCTCGCCTTAGAGACACATCGAAGGGTTTTGGGAAAAAGCCTCCCCCTGTTCACGGCAAGCCGCTACAGGGCGACCGGCATTCTCAGTATTTAG